CACGGTGTCGGTCAGCAGGAGGCGGGTGCCGTCCAGCTCCACGGCGCGCGTCGCCGGATCCAGCGTGGCGAAGAGCCTGTCCTCCACGAAGAGGTCCGATCCGGAGAGTCCCCGCAGAATCGATGACTTGCCGGCGTTGGTGTATCCGACCAGGGCCACCTGGAACTCCCCGGCCCGGGCCCGTCGCTGCGTTTCGCGACGGCGCTCCACCACCTGCAGCTTGGCGCGCAGGTCCCGGATGCGCCGGTTGATGATCCGGCGATCGCTCTCCAGCTGAGTTTCACCGGGTCCGCGCAGGCCGATGCCGCCCCGGATCCTGGAAAGGTGGGTCCACATGCGCTTGAGCCGCGGCAACAGATACTCGAGTTGGGCGAGCTCGACCTGCATCTGGGCCTCGGAGGTGCGGGCCCGAAACGCGAAGATGTCGAGGATCAGCTCGGCGCGGTCGACGACGCGAAGATCAAGCGCCTGCTCCAGGTTGCGGCCCTGGGCTGGCGACAATTCGTCGTCGAACACGACCAGGCCCGCTGCGCGTTCCTCCACCAGCTCCTTGAGCTCGGCGACCTTCCCCTTGCCGATGTAGAAGCGTGGGTGCGGCGCACCGAGCCGCTGCACGACCGTGCCCACGACGTCGGCTCCAGCGGTATCGGCCAGCCGCCCCAGTTCGCGCAGGTGCTCGTCCGCCACGCTCTTGGGCAGGTCCGAGGCGGGAGCGCCGACCAGGATCGCTCGCTCGCGCTCCTCGCGATCGTCCAGCTCGATCACCGGCGCGCGCTCCCGTTCAGGTCCGCGAACCCCTCCTGTCGATACGGCACGCGCCGGCGGATGGGCCGCTGGAGGTCCACGCTCCCGGACACCCTGTACCGGGGCGCTTCGCCCGCGAACACGGTGCTGGCCAGTGAGAGCGCGTCGCCCAGCCCGAACTCGACCGGGATCTCCACGTCGGCGCTGCCGAGCGCCGGCACCGTGAGTCCGTCCTCCAGCTCGCCCTCGGCCAGATCGACCCAATCTTCCCCGCGCCCGAGGTCCAGATCGTAGTCCACCCTGGACGCCTCGATGTCGAAGTCGTTGGGGTTGTCCACGCGCACGAGAACGTGCACCACGCCGCCGTCGAAGCCAACGCGACCCACGCGCACTCCCTCGATGCTTATCCGCGGCTCCACGAAGTCCGGCGTGCACGCCGCGATCGTCGCCAGGACCAACAGCGGCAGCAGCGCGGCGCCCCGCAGCCGAGAGTATGCCGTCACGAGGTCCGCTCCGGGCCCGTTTCGGCCTCGCCCTCGGATGCTTCGGAGCCTCCGGCGCCCACGTCCCCGGTGCGCGCGCGCCACGCACGCAGCCGCTCGGCGATCTGGGCCTCCTCGCCGAACTCGCTGGGCTCGTACAGGACCGCCTCACCGATAGAGTCAGGCAGGTACGCCTGCGGCTGGTGGTGCTCCGGGTCATCGAACGCGTACCGGTAGCCGGCGCCGTACCCGAGCTCCTCCATCAGGGGCGTGACCGCGTTGCGAAGGTGGAGCGGGATGGGCTCCGCGGGCGTCTCCCGCGCCAACTCCCTGGCCCGGCCGAAGGCCTCGTAGACGCGGTTGGACTTGGGCGCCGACGCGAGGAACACGGCCGCCTGCGCGAGCGCCAGGTCGCCTTCCGGCGAGCCCAGGAAGTGGTAGGCGTCGCGGGCGGCCACGGCGAGGGGCAGCGCGCGCGGCTCCGCCAGCCCGATGTCCTCGCTGGCCATGCGCACCAGCCTTCTGGCGATGTAGAGCGGGTCTTCGCCCGCCTCCAGCATACGCGCCAGCCAGTACAGCGCGCCGTCGGGGTCGCCTCCCCGCACCGACTTGTGCAGCGCCGAGATGTGGTCGTAATGACCCTCGCCACTCTTGTCGTAGCGCGGCACCCGGCGCTGCAGCGCCTCGCGCACGGCGTCCGCGCCAATGCGGCCGCCCCGGGTCAGAGCGGCCGCGGTCTCCAGGGCGTTCAACGCGCGCCTCGCGTCGCCGTCCGAGGCCAGCGCCAGCAGATCGAGCGCCTCGTCGTCGACGTCCACCCCCGCCAGGGCATCGTCACCCGCCAACGCGCGTTCCAGGAGGCGCCGCACGGCGGCCTCGGAGAGCGACTCCAGGACGAACACGCGCGTCCTGCTGAGGAGCGCCCCGTTCACCTCGAACGAGGGATTCTCCGTGGTGGCGCCGATCATCGTGACGAGGCCAGTCTCCACCGAGGGCAGCAGCGCGTCCTGTTGGGACTTGCTCAGGCGATGGATCTCGTCGATGAACAGCAGCGTCGCCCTACCCGCGCGCGCTCGCTCAGCGGCCGCGTCGAAGATTTTCCTGAGCCTGGGCACGCCTTCCGACACCGCGCTGAAGGGGACGAATTCCGCGGCTGCGTGTCGAGCGATGACGCGCGCCAACGTGGTCTTGCCGGAACCCGGAGGTCCCCAAAAAACCAGGCTCGGAAC
This genomic stretch from Gemmatimonadota bacterium harbors:
- a CDS encoding replication-associated recombination protein A, whose amino-acid sequence is MSDLELFPPERGGAPDPPKVGASGLPAARTGAAGGRQPLATRVRPTDLGDIVGQDRLLGQGRALRALIEGDAVPSLVFWGPPGSGKTTLARVIARHAAAEFVPFSAVSEGVPRLRKIFDAAAERARAGRATLLFIDEIHRLSKSQQDALLPSVETGLVTMIGATTENPSFEVNGALLSRTRVFVLESLSEAAVRRLLERALAGDDALAGVDVDDEALDLLALASDGDARRALNALETAAALTRGGRIGADAVREALQRRVPRYDKSGEGHYDHISALHKSVRGGDPDGALYWLARMLEAGEDPLYIARRLVRMASEDIGLAEPRALPLAVAARDAYHFLGSPEGDLALAQAAVFLASAPKSNRVYEAFGRARELARETPAEPIPLHLRNAVTPLMEELGYGAGYRYAFDDPEHHQPQAYLPDSIGEAVLYEPSEFGEEAQIAERLRAWRARTGDVGAGGSEASEGEAETGPERTS
- a CDS encoding LEA type 2 family protein, with product MTAYSRLRGAALLPLLVLATIAACTPDFVEPRISIEGVRVGRVGFDGGVVHVLVRVDNPNDFDIEASRVDYDLDLGRGEDWVDLAEGELEDGLTVPALGSADVEIPVEFGLGDALSLASTVFAGEAPRYRVSGSVDLQRPIRRRVPYRQEGFADLNGSARR
- the hflX gene encoding GTPase HflX is translated as MIELDDREERERAILVGAPASDLPKSVADEHLRELGRLADTAGADVVGTVVQRLGAPHPRFYIGKGKVAELKELVEERAAGLVVFDDELSPAQGRNLEQALDLRVVDRAELILDIFAFRARTSEAQMQVELAQLEYLLPRLKRMWTHLSRIRGGIGLRGPGETQLESDRRIINRRIRDLRAKLQVVERRRETQRRARAGEFQVALVGYTNAGKSSILRGLSGSDLFVEDRLFATLDPATRAVELDGTRLLLTDTVGFIRKLPHDLVASFRATLEEAASADVLVHVIDASASDWPEHLEVVREVLADLGLRGHPTLHVFNKIDRLTHEEEDALRLRLAGRFDPPPVLCSAHEVGGLDELRRALLDRVRAERPEVSVSLPASDGEALAAIYREGEVVSTNHEGARVDVVARLPRPMLGRLRARPGVRVAGG